The Amphiura filiformis chromosome 12, Afil_fr2py, whole genome shotgun sequence genome includes a region encoding these proteins:
- the LOC140165898 gene encoding uncharacterized protein: MHRHNVYTTFCTIEEDSLTTFCTIEQDNLTNKIIKVYTEKLSVKTQSKMNLLVLIAGIFIMCCNPANSESVDCIALCDQCADVSDTLTHMGCTKHCEELKQNDNGKMSCSKLTAPNKGSLSLEDEINAINARITGLAANGDYPAIVEEFFTDDCINIVNGQAPVFGKEDMKNEWFTWFKSNHIDRITLTVSAFGDNNGEVWEDGISTAYHQDDGLIGAIRYMYVFKRVNGTLLHFITIYFD; encoded by the exons ATGCATCGACACAACGTTTACACAACGTTCTGCACCATTGAAGAGGACAGCCTCACAACGTTCTGCACCATTGAACAGGACAACCTCACAAACAAAATCATCAAAGTTTACACGGAAAAGCTATCA GTAAAAACTCAGTCAAAGATGAACCTACTCGTCTTAATTGCTGGTATTTTCATCATGTGTTGCAACCCTGCAAACTCCGAATCGGTAGACTGTATCGCTCTTTGTGATCAATGTGCTGATGTTTCGGACACACTAACCCATATGGGCTGCACTAAGCATTGTGAGGAACTCAAGCAGAATGACAATGGGAAAATGTCGTGCTCGAAATTAACAg CACCTAACAAAGGCAGTCTCTCCCTTGAAGACGAGATCAATGCAATTAACGCGAGAATAACAGGATTGGCCGCAAACGGTGATTATCCGGCCATCGTTGAAGAGTTCTTCACTGACGATTGTATCAATATCGTCAATGGACAAGCACCTGTATTTGGGAAAGAAG ATATGAAGAACGAATGGTTCACTTGGTTCAAAAGCAATCATATTGATCGGATAACATTAACTGTTAGTGCATTCGGTGACAATAACGGCGAGGTTTGGGAAGATGGTATTTCGACTGCCTACCATCAGGACGATGGCCTCATTGGCGCAATTCG GTATATGTATGTTTTCAAACGGGTCAATGGCACACTTCTTCATTTCATCACCATATATTTCGATTAA